Within Kutzneria chonburiensis, the genomic segment TCGTTCTCGGCGCCGATCGGCAGCTGGATCGGCAGCGGCTTCGCGCCGAGACGCTCCTGGATGGTGCGGACGGTGAAGTAGAAGTCCGCGCCCAGCTTGTCCATCTTGTTGACGAAGCAGATACGCGGGACGTCGTACTTGGTCGCCTGGCGCCAGACCTGCTCGGACTGGGGCTCGACGCCCTCCTTGCCGTCGAACACGGCCACCGCGCCGTCAAGGACCCGCAGCGAGCGCTCGACCTCGACGGTGAAGTCGACGTGCCCCGGCGTGTCGATGATGTTGATCTGGTGGTCGTTCCAGAAGCAGGTGGTCGCGGCGGACGTGATGGTGATGCCGCGCTTCTGCTCCTCCTCCATCCAGTCCATCGTCGCCGCGCCGTCGTGGACCTCACCGATCTTGTAGTTGATCCCGGTGTAGAACAGGATCCGCTCGGTGGTGGTGGTCTTTCCCGCGTCGATATGGGCCATGATCCCGATGTTGCGGACCTTGGCCAGGTCAGTGAGCACTTCCTGTGCCACGGGTGTCTTCCTTGCTTTCGTGCGGCTGTGGTCGGTGCGGGTGGCGCCGATCCGTTGCGGCCGGCTGGACAGCCGGCCGCGCCCGAATCACCAGCGGTAGTGCGCGAAGGCCTTGTTGGACTCGGCCATCTTGTGGGTGTCCTCGCGGCGCTTGACGCTCGCGCCGAGACCGTTGCTGGCGTCCAGCAGCTCGTTCATCAGGCGCTCGACCATCGTCTTCTCACGGCGCTGCCGGGAGAAGGTGATCAGCCAGCGCAGCGCCAGCGTGGTGGAGCGGCCGGGCTTGACCTCGATCGGCACCTGGTAGGTGGCGCCACCGACACGGCGGCTCTTCACCTCGATGGCCGGCTTCACGTTGTCCAGCGCGCGCTTGAGCGTGACGACCGGGTCGGTGCCGGTCTTCTCGCGGGCACCCTCGAGCGCCTTGTAGACGATCGCCTCGGCGACCGAGCGCTTGCCGTCCACGAGCACCTTGTTGATGAGCTGCGTCACCAACGGGGAGCTGTAGACCGGGTCAGAGATCAGCGGCCGCTTCGGGGCCGGGCCCTTGCGGGGCATCAGCTCTTCTCCTTCTTCGCGCCGTAGCGGCTGCGGGCCTGCTTGCGGTTCTTCACGCCCTGCGTGTCCAGCGAGCCACGGATGATCTTGTAACGGACACCCGGAAGGTCCTTCACACGGCCACCGCGAACGAGCACCATCGAGTGCTCCTGCAGGTTGTGGCCCTCACCCGGGATGTAGGCCGTGACCTCGATCCCGCTGGTCAGCTTCACGCGGGCGACCTTGCGCAGCGCCGAGTTCGGCTTCTTGGGCGTAGTGGTGTAGACGCGGGTGCACACGCCGCGCCGCTGCGGGCTCCCCTTGAGAGCCGCGGTCTTGGTCTTCGCGACCTTGTCCTGGCGGCCCTTGCGGACCAGCTGCTGGATCGTGGGCATAGACCGGCTGCTTCTTCCGTTCGCGTCTTGGTGTCCTTGCGGGCACCGTGGACTCTGTGTACTTGGCCCCTCCGTCCCCCGAGGTCGGGCGTGTCGCCCGCTCACGGGACCCGCGAGAGACCAACTAGCTGTCCCAACGGTTTCCGGAGGACTTCCGTCGCCCTGAGGTCGACGCAGCCAGAGACTGCCATCCACAGGCACGCGGAGCGGCCCGACATGGGTCGGGCACGGATACCAAAGATACCTTCCCCGTGGCCCGAGGGTCAAAACGGGGGTCGGGTACGGGCCGGACGAGCGTGTCGCCTGTGGCGTGTCGCACCATCTTCAAGATCGCAAAGGAAGATGTGACCCAGCATAGTCGACCGCGTGTTCGATCCCGTTCCGTAGCTCGAGCACGGCCGTTTCGCCTGGTCAGGACGGCCGTGGCGGCCCTGACGGGTCAAGGACGGCCGCCCTATTTCCGGCGACCCGGATCGGTTTCGCCGAGAACGGCGAGTTCAACGAGAAAAGGGCCGGGATGCTCCGCATCCCGGCCCTCTCTCACTCAACTATCAACGATAGTCGCGACCGAAGTCGTAGTCGTCCAGCGGAACCGCCGCACCCGTGCCGGTGCCGAAGACGTCCGGCGTGTAGTAGCCGTCGTCGTAGGACGGGATCGCGTAGGCCGCGGCCCGCGCCTCCTCCGTCGGCTGCACCTGGATGTTGCGGTAGCGGTTGATACCGGTGCCGGCCGGGATCAACTTACCGATGATGACGTTTTCCTTCAGGCCGATGAGCTTGTCGCTCTTGCCGTTGATGGCGGCGTCGGTGAGCACCCGGGTGGTCTCCTGGAAGGAGGCCGCCGAGAGCCACGACTCCGTCGCCAGCGAGGCCTTGGTGATACCCATCAGCACCGGACGGCCCGAGGCCGGCTCGTTGCCCTCGGCGACGACGCGACGGTTGGACGTCTCGAAGTCGCTGCGCTCGATCGGGGCTCCCGGCAGGAACTCCGTCGCGCCCGAGTCGATGATGATCACGCGGCGGAGCATCTGCCGCACGATCACCTCGATGTGCTTGTCGTGGATGGACACACCCTGCGACCGGTACACCTTCTGGACCTCGTTGACCAGGTGCAGCTGGGCCTCGCGGGGACCCATCACGCGCAGCACCTCGTGCGGGTCCGGCGTGCCCTCCAGCAGCTGCTGGCCGACCGCGACGTGGTCGCCGTCCGCCAGCGGGCCGTCCGGGGTGATGGCCAGGCGCTGGCGCTTCGACAGCTTGTCGAAGACGATCTCCTCGCTGCCGTCGTCCGGCACCAGGGTGATCTTCCAGAACCGGTCGCCGTCCTCGATCCGCACGCGGCCGTCGACGTCGGCGATCGGCGCCTTGCCCTTGGGCACGCGGGCCTCGAAGAGCTCCTGGACACGCGGCAGACCCTGGGTGATGTCGTCCGCGCCGGTGGCGCCACCCTGGTGGAAGGTACGCATGGTCAGCTGGGTGCCGGGCTCACCGATCGACTGGGCGGCCACGATGCCCACCGCCTCGCCGACGTCCACCAGCTTGCCGGTGGCCATCGAGCGGCCGTAGCAGCTGGCGCACACACCGACGGCCGATTCGCAGGTCAGCACCGAGCGGACCTTGACCCGGATGGTGCCCACCCGGATCAGCGTGTCCAGGGCGGGGTCGCCCAGGTCGGCGCCGCGGTTGAGCACCACGTTGCCGTCCGCGTCGGTGATGTCCTCGGCCAGCGAGCGCGCGTACACGCTGGTGCGCGCGTACTCGTGCATCACGACCTTGTCGCCGACCTTCTCGCCGACGGTCATCGTGACGCCGCGGTTGGTGCCGCAGTCGATCTCACGGATGATCACGTCCTGCGAGACGTCGACCAGACGACGGGTCAGGTAACCCGAGTCGGCGGTCTTCAGCGCGGTGTCGGCCAGACCCTTGCGGGCGCCGTGGGTCGCGATGAAGTACTCCAGCACCGAAAGGCCCTCGCGGAACGAGTTCTTGATCGGCCGCGGGATGTACTCGCCCTTCGGGTTGGTCACCAGACCACGCATACCGGCCAGCGACCGGACCTGCGTCATGTTGCCGGCCGCGCCGGACTTGACGATGACCCGGATGGAGTTGTCCTCGGGGAACGCGGTCTCCATCAGCTTGGCGACCTCGTCGGTCGCCGACTGCCACACCTTGACCAGCTCGTTGTTGCGCTCGGCGTGCGAGAGCTGACCGCGCTGGTAGCGCTTCTCGACGGCCTCGGCCTTGCCCTCGTACTCGTTGAGGATGGCCTTCTTCTCCTCGGGCACGAGCACGTCGGAGATGGCGACCGTGACACCCGAGCGGGTGGCCCAGTAGAAGCCGGCGTCCTTGAGCTTGTCCAGCGTCCGCGCCACGGTGACCATCGGGTACCGCTCGGCGAGGTCGTTGACGATCTCACCCTGCCGCTTCTTCGGCATCTCCTCGTTCATGAACGGGTAGTCCGGCGGCAGCAGCTCGTTGAACAGCACCCGGCCGAGAGTGGTCTCGGCCAGCCACGGCTGACCGGGCTCCCAGTCCTCGGGCTCCTGGCCACGCGGCGGCACCTGGTCGTTGAGCCGCACCTTGATCGGCGCCTGCAGGCCGATCACCTTGCGGTCGAACGCCATGATCGCCTCGGCCACCGAGGAGAAGGCACGGCCGGCGCCCTCGGCCTCCGGCTTGAACCGGGTCAGGTGGAACAGACCGGTGACCATGTCCAGACGCGGCATCGCCAGCGGCCGCCCGGAGGCGGGCGACAGGATGTTGTTGCTGGACAGCATCAGGATCCGGGCCTCGGCCTGCGCCTCGGCCGACAGCGGCAGGTGCACCGCCATCTGGTCGCCGTCGAAGTCGGCGTTGAACGCCTCACAGACCAGCGGGTGCAGCTGGATGGCCTTGCCCTCGACCAGCTGCGGCTCGAAGGCCTGGATGCCGAGGCGGTGCAGCGTAGGAGCACGGTTGAGCATCACCGGGTGCTCGGTGATGACCTCTTCCAGCACGTCCCACACGGCCGGGCGGGCCCGCTCGACCATGCGCTTGGCCGACTTGATGTTCTGCGCGTGGTTGAGGTCGACCAGCCGCTTCATCACGAACGGCTTGAACAGCTCGAGCGCCATCGCCTTGGGCAGGCCGCACTGGTGCAGCTTGAGCTGCGGGCCGACCACGATGACCGAACGGCCGGAGTAGTCGACGCGCTTGCCGAGCAGGTTCTGGCGGAACCGGCCCTGCTTGCCCTTGAGCAGGTCGGACAGCGACTTGAGCGGGCGGTTGCCCGGGCCGGTGACCGGCCGGCCGCGGCGGCCGTTGTCGAACAGCGCGTCGACGGCCTCCTGCAGCATCCGCTTCTCGTTGTTGACGATGATCTCGGGCGCGCCGAGGTCGATCAGTCGCTTCAACCGGTTGTTGCGGTTGATCACCCGGCGGTACAGGTCGTTCAGGTCGGAGGTGGCGAACCGGCCACCGTCGAGCTGAACCATCGGCCGCAGGTCCGGCGGGATCACCGGGATGCAGTCGAGCACCATGCCCATGGGCGAGTTGCGGGTCTGCTGGAACGCCGCGACGACCTTCAGCCGCTTGAGCGCGCGCAGCTTCTTCTGGCCCTTGCCGCTGCGGATGGTCTCCCGCAGGATGTCGGCCTCGGCGTCGACGTCGAAGTCCTTCGCCAGCTGCTGGATGGACTCGGCGCCCATCGAGCCGGTGAAGTAGTCGCCGTAGCGGTCGATCAGCTCGCGGTAGAGCAGCTCGTCGGCGATCAGCTGCTTGGTGTCGAGCTTGGTGAAGGTGCTCCAGATCTCGTCGA encodes:
- the rpsG gene encoding 30S ribosomal protein S7: MPRKGPAPKRPLISDPVYSSPLVTQLINKVLVDGKRSVAEAIVYKALEGAREKTGTDPVVTLKRALDNVKPAIEVKSRRVGGATYQVPIEVKPGRSTTLALRWLITFSRQRREKTMVERLMNELLDASNGLGASVKRREDTHKMAESNKAFAHYRW
- a CDS encoding DNA-directed RNA polymerase subunit beta' — translated: MLDVNFFDELRIGLATADDIRQWSYGEVKKPETINYRTLKPEKDGLFCEKIFGPTRDWECYCGKYKRVRFKGIICERCGVEVTRAEVRRERMGHIELAAPVTHIWYFKGVPSRLGYLLDLAPKDLEKIIYFAAYVITSVNGELRHNDLPTLESEMQVERKRVENRRDADVEARAQKLEADLAELEAEGAKSDVRRKVKEGGEREMRQLRDRAQRELDRLDEIWSTFTKLDTKQLIADELLYRELIDRYGDYFTGSMGAESIQQLAKDFDVDAEADILRETIRSGKGQKKLRALKRLKVVAAFQQTRNSPMGMVLDCIPVIPPDLRPMVQLDGGRFATSDLNDLYRRVINRNNRLKRLIDLGAPEIIVNNEKRMLQEAVDALFDNGRRGRPVTGPGNRPLKSLSDLLKGKQGRFRQNLLGKRVDYSGRSVIVVGPQLKLHQCGLPKAMALELFKPFVMKRLVDLNHAQNIKSAKRMVERARPAVWDVLEEVITEHPVMLNRAPTLHRLGIQAFEPQLVEGKAIQLHPLVCEAFNADFDGDQMAVHLPLSAEAQAEARILMLSSNNILSPASGRPLAMPRLDMVTGLFHLTRFKPEAEGAGRAFSSVAEAIMAFDRKVIGLQAPIKVRLNDQVPPRGQEPEDWEPGQPWLAETTLGRVLFNELLPPDYPFMNEEMPKKRQGEIVNDLAERYPMVTVARTLDKLKDAGFYWATRSGVTVAISDVLVPEEKKAILNEYEGKAEAVEKRYQRGQLSHAERNNELVKVWQSATDEVAKLMETAFPEDNSIRVIVKSGAAGNMTQVRSLAGMRGLVTNPKGEYIPRPIKNSFREGLSVLEYFIATHGARKGLADTALKTADSGYLTRRLVDVSQDVIIREIDCGTNRGVTMTVGEKVGDKVVMHEYARTSVYARSLAEDITDADGNVVLNRGADLGDPALDTLIRVGTIRVKVRSVLTCESAVGVCASCYGRSMATGKLVDVGEAVGIVAAQSIGEPGTQLTMRTFHQGGATGADDITQGLPRVQELFEARVPKGKAPIADVDGRVRIEDGDRFWKITLVPDDGSEEIVFDKLSKRQRLAITPDGPLADGDHVAVGQQLLEGTPDPHEVLRVMGPREAQLHLVNEVQKVYRSQGVSIHDKHIEVIVRQMLRRVIIIDSGATEFLPGAPIERSDFETSNRRVVAEGNEPASGRPVLMGITKASLATESWLSAASFQETTRVLTDAAINGKSDKLIGLKENVIIGKLIPAGTGINRYRNIQVQPTEEARAAAYAIPSYDDGYYTPDVFGTGTGAAVPLDDYDFGRDYR
- the rpsL gene encoding 30S ribosomal protein S12; its protein translation is MPTIQQLVRKGRQDKVAKTKTAALKGSPQRRGVCTRVYTTTPKKPNSALRKVARVKLTSGIEVTAYIPGEGHNLQEHSMVLVRGGRVKDLPGVRYKIIRGSLDTQGVKNRKQARSRYGAKKEKS